The stretch of DNA AGTAGGGCCCCAAAAAATGTAAAGTGGTGGAGCAAGATGACCTCTATCAAATAGGCCCTTACAAAATAATAATGCTTCCAACCCAAGTGCGGCTTGGGGTCTACTTGGCGTGACTCCTCCACTCCACTTCCCTCGAGAATCGGTCGAGCGCTACTAAAAACACCATCGCTTCACACAACTCCACTTGGGAAGCGCTCCCCAGTCCCCATCCCCTCTCGTTTTTTTCTCTTTTGCACCATCGGTGGTGAGTGAAAAAACATTCCACCATTTCGCTTCGCTCCCTCATCCCACTCGCGCCTCTCTCTGCTTTCCTCTCTAGCCTTATCTGCCATGTCCCTCTTTGCCTTCCTTGCCAGCCTTCTTCGCATCTTCTAGGCATCTCTTAGCCTTGCCACGCCCTCCCCTGTCTTCACCATGGCATTTTCTATAGGTAGCTCATGAGACCAAGGTCACAACTGTCCTCCTGCTCATGCCGTCGTAGCTTGCCCTTCTCTTCCTCTAGCTGGTTGGGAGCAAGAGCTATCATGGAAGCTCCACCAAACAGCGTCGGTACTTGGAGGGAGCAAGAGCAGTGGACAGAGCTAGAGCAGGAGCAGAAGTGGGTGAAAGTGGGGTTGGAGACTCTGCCAAACTGACCCTTAGAAGTATATCTAGTCCAACCCTGACAGCCTCATGCTctcaaagaaaataaaaacaattatttaaaaaagataaaaaacaTCTGTTGGACTCAGTTTTTTAAGTTAGCAGCCAAACAAATAGGTTCTCTTGAATTCTAATCTAATAAAAGCCCAGCAGAGATAGGTTGCGTAAAAGCCCATGCTGCCGCACTTTCTTCAACATTTTCTCCTTCTCTCGTTCCTTCCTTCTCCAATCCCCTGCCGCCGCCCACCGGTACAGCCGATGCGAGTGTCCCGTCACCGCTAGAGCCACCGCCCTTGTCGCCATGCCTCTCAAGCTCTTGTGCGTGCGTGGGGTGTCGtgggcttaggccttgtttagttcgcaaaaattttcaagattccccgtcacatcgaatctttagtcgcatgcatggagcattaaatatagatgaaaataaaaactaattacacagtttacctgtaatttgtgagatgaatcttttgagtctagttactccttgtttagacaatgtttgtcaaataaaaacgaaagtgctatagtagccaaaaatgaaattttttgccaactaaacaaggccttagatgggCCACTCGACTAACTAGTGGGCCCTGCCCATCCAAAGCAGCAGCGAATGAGGTGACCTGTTGAGGCTTATCCGATTCAATCAAGATGCTGCAGCTATCCATCCACTGAGAGCGGCCGAGTTGAGCTCCCCGCTCAGCTCCAATGGCCACTACTGCCGCGGCCGCAGCCGCAGCCAGTGCCTTCTCCCACGGCCACGGGCGGAGCCGGAGGTGTCCCCCACGCTCGCGCTCGCGGGCCACCGTCGCACGCTGTGGTCTCCTACTACCTGGTACGCgtgctcctctctctctctctctctctaaccaGAACTTGTTGAGCGCGTCTCGAGCTATAGGCAGAAATGGCTGGACTGTTGTTCCGTTGATGAATTGTTGCTCAATTCTGGTTCCGCCGTCGTCCTCTTGCTTTGCTGCATTTCTGCATGTTTGCACAACTGTACACGACTCCAAGAATTTAGTGTCGCGTGCGCGACTCCACACATTGTGTCTGATATCGTGGTAATAACAGGCTATTAGCTGCTGCTTGGCGcagtttttggttttggttgCAAGCGCGCGACTTTGTCAATGATTTGCTCGGAATTTAGCCTTCTAGAGCCGAGCGAGACCGGCCACTCAGTTTAGCTTACCTCACCTTTCACTCAGTGAGTCAATGCATGCGTGTGAATGAGTGGAATGTTAGCACAAAAAATGACACTCACAAAGTCTGAAAAGCAACCTCGCCGGACTTGTGGGATAGTTTTAGCATAGCTATGACTAGTTTTGTGTCTCTCGCGCCCAGGGTCATGCAATTAGTCAAAAATGGAAAGACTACAACAGGTGTGCCGCATATATGTCACCATGCATGACATCTTGCGTTTGTCAAACAAGGAGCCTACAAGGTTTGAAGTACACGGGTCACACCACACGGCACAAGAGCTAGCTAGGCTCCAAGAGTAATTAGCTGTGCTGTCACCGTCTCCGTTCTGTCATATTTACCTTAGTGCTAAATTTCAAACGGTTGAATTTAGTTACCAAATGCCAGTTTTTGCTGAAGATCCATTTGGAACTTGTTTTGAGTTGTTGCATGCTAAAGGTTTCAGTCTACACACGGTACAGAGTCCAGACAAGGAACTTATAGGCTTTCAGGGCAGTTTTAATTAATTGTTGGTAATTAACTTTCAAAAGCTTGGAAATTGTTTTGAATCGTTGCATGCCAAGATCCTGTATAGTACACTCTACAGTCCAGACAACATATATAACTGACAGGATTCATGGGAACAGTTTTAGTACTGTTTACACCAAAATATTCATGCAATTAGAAAACGTGATTATTATTGCAACAAACtgttattatgatttttttttcattgtATTCTTTCATTCTTTTTTTAATTTGTGGCTCATGCGACATGAAAATGCTGCGACGAATGATTAGCTGTAGAGCTGTAGCATAACAGAATTTACCTTGTAGGTTACTGCATACTAGTAAATATTCCAAGAATTTGATCATAGAAGATTGCTAGTGTAGCAGTGTATCCCTCTTCATTTCCCTGTCCCATATTGTAAACCAAACAAACGTGGGAATGCATATCCACAGCCCTTCGTTTCCCCTTCCCACCTTCCGTGTCCTCTCATTATCCAATCCAAACACCACCAGCTTGCTTCCTAGTGTTGGGGGTTTAGTCCCACATCGTGTAGCGATGGTGGGGGAGCACAACATATAAGGTGGGAGGAGTTCTCACCTATCAGGCTAGTCTTTTGGGTTGAATTGGGCCCAAGGCCTTATATGTTGTCAGCTTCGGTGGACCCGGGATCATGTGGAGCGCAGGCTCGTGGTAGCGAGCCCGGCCGACTTCAAGCCAACTCCAAGATCGAGAACTCGGTAGACACTACCGGTTCtaacaattggtatcggagccaagCCAACTCCAAGATCGAGAACTCGGTAGACACTACCGGTTCtaacaattggtatcggagccagtACCCGAGGTCAGAAATCTAAACCAGGGGAGCAAGAGCTCCGTTCAATCTCGGAAAGGTCACAGGTGGCAGAACCACCCCGATGTGTGACTAAGGGAGAGATTGTTGGGGGTTTAGTCCCACATCGTGTAGCGATGGTGAGGGAGCACAACATATAAGGTGGGAGGAGTCCTCACCTATCAGGCTAGTCTTTTGGGTTGAATTGGGCCCAATGCCTTATATGTTGTCAGCTTCGGTGGACCCGGGATCATGTGGAGCGCAGGCTCGTGGTAGCGAGCCCGGCCGGCTTCAAGCCAACTCCAAGATCGAGAACTCGGTAGACACTACCGGTTCTAACACCTAGTAGCAGTAGGCGTAGGACGGACGGCCGCACGCCATCGAGCTTCGGATATAGGCGCCATGGCTATGGCGGTAGGAGCAAGGGTGGCTGGGGAGCTGATGAGGTTCCCGGCGGCGGTCCCGTGTGGGGTGGTCCGCCCACGCTCGTGCACGCTCCCTCAGGTCACCGTCCCATGCGGCGCGCGGTCTCCCGGCGGCCGGTACGCATATGCATGCACTTCTCCCTAACCATTGCTTGTTTAATCTGTCAGCACGTCTCGAGTTAGCAAGAAATTCCTAGTTTGATTTCGCCGGATGTGCTTGGCCATTCTGGTTCTGCCCTCCACCAGCGCGTATGCAGAATTGGGCATGATTAGGCTGTCGTCCTTTGTCATGTGAGAGCGAGCCTCCAAGAATTTAGGGTGCCACTCTTTGTAGAGCTGAGGCCGACCACTCGGTTTAGCTTACCTCACCTTCACTCATTTAGTCAGGTTGTGTGTGTGGATTAGTGGAATATTAACAGAAAAAGATGCGCTCTCAAGTCTGAACATCAACTGACCGACTGGACTTGTCAGTATGCATGGTTCTTCTTCAGGCGTGGGATCCACATATGTCAGATTTCCAAAAACATTTGTTAATGGAACATTCCATGTGCAGATTTCAACTTTTCAAGGCGTGTAGGTTTTGATAGGGTCCTGACTTAGTCATTCCTTTGGTCACGGCTAACAACATTTATCACGTCGCTGCTTCCTATGGTGCCAATTGACAGTGTATCCACTAAAAGTCTTGCTTGCTGATGTTGGTTCCATATTACTCAGCTGACTCCAAGAGCAACAAGTTTGAAGTACACTGCAAAAGAGCTTAGGCTCCAAGAGCAACTGGTGTGCTGTCACAATTTCTGTTTTGTCCTGTCTATCCTAGTGTTAAATATTCTGTGCAATCCAATTGAAGTAGTCAAACAGTTGGATTTAGTTAGCTAACAGTTTTGGTTAGGTTAGCTATTTGGAACTTGTTTTGAACCGTTGCATGCTAAGATTCAGTCTACAGTCTACACTACAATCCAGAATCTCCAGACAAGGATTGCTGAGAACAGTTTTAATGTTGGTGACTTAAAAATCTTAGAAACTGTTTTGAATTGTTGCATACTAAGATCCAGTCTACACTCTATGGTCCAGACAAGATAACTGAAAGGATTGATGGGATCCAGTCTATATTCTGTTTTGAAATGTTGATGCAACTAGAAAAAGTGATGATTGAAACCAACTGAAAGGATATTTCTTTTGCAAGCATGGGATTCATGTTGGATTTCCACATCCATTGAGTGATGGAACATCTCCAAGTCATGACATTTTACATCAGTCCATTTCAAGATGTGGGTTTTTTCAAGTCCTTGTTAGTCACTTTCTTTGGCCTTCTCGTGTTATTTTCAGTGTCCTGTGTTTCTCAGTATACAGGTTTTGTGTAAGGATTTCTACCATGCTGCTGCCACGTGTAGTGCATATAACTATGTAGCCATTTCAAGCTTTCCATGTTGATAGTGATCACATATGACCTGTCTTCTTGTCACTATGTGCTTTGTTTCATTCAGAAGTCAGAATGCACATGTACCTTATTTGCAGCAATATTGGGATTTACTGCACTAGTCGTAGAAATGTAGACACTGTTGCTGTTTGTTGCATCAGTGTATCACTACCAATTTATTGGCCATTGTTTCCTAACGAAATCTCCCCATGGAGTAATGGACGTGTTCCAGTTAGGAAGGACAATAACTCACCCTGTTGATCACTTCTTTCTAACAATTTTTCTACATGGATATGTTCCAGCTGGTAATGACCATAGCTTACCCTTCTTCTGTTGGAAATTACTGCAACTCGCAGTGATTAACATGATGCTAGTTGCGGATTAATAAGGATAGTTTTAGGTTTTAGCCTTTTTTGTAAAAGAAAACTTGTCTGGCAGGGGAAGACCGCCTCCACAGTATTTTTCTTGTTTTATTGCATGCAATAagtcaaacaaaacaaaacagtaCAATAAGCTGATGGTATTATCTCCTACATCGCCAGTGGCGGATCCAGAAACGGACTGAGAGGGGGGCTAAATGACATAGGCTAAAAATTTTTTTTTGCTCGTTAGACCTAGTACACTAATAGATATAGCTAAAATTGATAATTTTTAAAGTGCTCAAAGTAAAAAATACACAATAAgcatagaaaaatatcaaataCAAAAAGTTTTTTATCTTCAGGAATTCACTAAAcgaatttttagaactaaaaatgtatttttgttgaaaaatatgaatttttagaactaaaatTGTATTTTTGTTAACAAAAATATGAATTTtagtataaaaaatatttttgttaacAAAATTTCTTGCCCAAGGGGGGGGGGCTGTACATCGCTACATTGTTGTGTTCGTCAAAGGAGGAGCCAGCCTACGAGTTTGAAGTAATGAGCAAGTCTCCAAAAGTTACTAGCTGTGCTGTCACAATCCTAATAATAAACATTCTACAACACTGTTCAAATATTCAAACAGTAGAATTTAGTTACCTAACAGTTTCTGCATCGTTAAGTCTGTTTGGAACTGCAACAGCTAAGATTTCTGCAGTTCCCAGGAGGAATGTGCTGTCGACAATGCTCTCCACTTCGACGATCCTGCTCTTGGGTCCGAGACAGATCACCTTAGCAGAGACATCCGGTGGCGCATTCAGGGAGTACATCGACATATTTGATGGCTACACTTTCCTGTACCCGAAGAGCTGGATCCAGGTCCGGGGAGCTGGCGCGGACATATTCTTCAGAGACCCCTTCGTCCTCGACGAGAACATGTCGGTCGAGAtatcgtcgccgtcgtcgtccaaGTACATGAGCGTCGAGGATCTTGGCCCTCCGGAGAAGGCTGCAGAGAAGGTTCTGAAGCAGTACCTGACGGAGTTCATGTCCACCAGGCTGGGCGTTCGGCGCGAGTCCAACGTCCTGTCGGCGGTGTCCAAGGTCGCTGACGATGGCAAGCTCTACTACGAAGTTGAGGTGAGATGAAACAGACAGTGCTGCTGCAAATTTGGTTTGAGATTCAGAGAAACGGGCTTCAGACTGAACATATGTCTTAGGCTAGTACAAATTAGAATCTGAATTCTATATGTGCTTGTGGTTTAACTGCAGGTGAACATAAAATCCTATGCGAGCAACAACGAGCTGGCCGTGATGCCGCAGGACAGGGTGCAGAGCCTGGAGTGGGACCGCCGGTACTTGTCGGTGCTCGGCGTCGAGAACAAGCGGCTCTACGAGCTCCGGCTGCAGACGCCGGAGCAGGTGTTCATGCAGGAAGAGGAAGACATCAGAAGAGTCATGGACTCCTTCAGGGTCATCAAGACGGCGTAGCTAAATATTGCAATGGTTTGTCTATTGTAGAGTGCACATGTTTTTTGTATAGCTGATGCAATACCTCTGTCCATAACCTTTTGTATCGGCAGAGATGTTCATATTCAATGTACCTTGTTTCCAAATGTTGCAAAGTCTAATCAGTTTCCATTCATGTCTAGTGGGAAAAGCCAGTTCCAAATGAAATGTATGTGCTGAATTCATATCAAGGTATCACAAATAAAATATAGAACCAATCAGTTGCATATGAAATCTGtgctgtttatatataatataaggtGTCTATATAAGAAGTTCAATATCGCCATTGTATCATAAACGTGCAACTTGGGTCCTACGTGCCTGCCGCTGCCTCCTTTTGATTGCATCCTGGCCTCACCAGTATGACGCCAAAGGaatgtttacatttacaagcATCAAAATGTACTCCCGACGAGGCTGCGACCTCCAAATGTGCCTAGAGTGACAAACCACAACATCTACATACTTTCTGCAAGGACAAACATTCACTTCCCGCGAATCAGGGATGGGTCAAAACTTCGGTTCTTCGGGCCCACCAATCTCACACTACTTCTGTTTCGCAGACTTCTTCCCCTTCTGCTTCTGTTTCTGCTTCAGTTGAGTGAGGCCAGGCGCTGTGATCTTGGCATTCCCGACGATTGCAGCCACCAGCTCAGGGTCTGTGCATGCCTTCATGAGCTCCTTTTCACGGTTGGTGGCATCAGGTATGTGCAGGAACAAGCTCATTGCGGTTTTTGCAGCTGAAACCAACATACTTGAGCATCAGGACAACTGATATACCAGGGGAAAAATGAAAACAAAGGGTCTGAAGCTAATATACTTTTTTTGTCGGTTGATTGTCCTGAAATGATAAAAGAAACATACCTTTCCCTTTCTTTGCAGTGCCTGGGGTAATCTTTACACGATATTTGTATGTCTGCAATGCGTTATAAGGGGCACACACAGGTACAGCATATAGCAAAATATCACTTGGTAGAGGGTTTCCAGTTAAGTAGTCCAAATCAATCAacttttctttctcttcatcACCAATTTCTTGAACATCATCTTCGTCCATGGGACTGTTGCCACCAGCAGGAGAAGTATTGGTACCCATAACGTCTCTGCTTTTACTAATGCTGCCATCATTTCGGTCCACCTCAGATGTGCTTTCTGGGCAATCGCGAGAAAGATGTCCAGCCTTTTTGCATTTGTAACATATTTTTGATGAGTCATCTTCACCTGTAAGAGTACAGGGTGTGAATGTATTGAACTGTCAAACATGAAAAAATGATACCTCACACCAAAACTTTCATTTTCCTGTTCAACATGGGAGGACGTTATTCAGCAAACTAACATTATATACTATTTGAAATAGAAGTAATCAACTACCAAAAGACAGAACATTCTGGGAAAATTGCTATTGTACAGAATAGGAACAACAAAAGGCGGTAATCACTATCCACGCAAGGAGCTACCACATATCACAAATAGAAGCCTGAAAATGAGAGGAAAATGTCAAAGTACCAGCTGATGGTTTTGATTCTTTAACAGAGGTTTCTTCATCTTGTGAAGGTTTGTCCTTCCGCAATGCTTTCCCAGATGACTAGCATGACAGGTACAAGGAAAAATGTTAAAACTTGCAGCACGAAAGGGAAAGGACAATAAAATAGGAAAGAAGATAAATGATGTTATTACCGCAAGCAATGCCATACGGATCTCCCTTTCTTCTTCGTCCTGCTCTGCATATTTCTCTTTAATCTTCTTAAGCTTCCCTTTCTGTCCACGGCTTACTTTAGCATTAGCAGCCTGAGTGCTTCCCTTGCCCTTTTCTTGCTGTGAATAACCTGGCTGGCTTAATTTAGAACCAGTAGCCTTTGTGTTTGCCTTTCCTTTTTCTTGCTGTGAAGTACCTGGCTGACTTGCTTTAGAATCAGCAGCCTTTGTGTCTGCCTTTCCCTTTTCTTGCTTTGAAGTACCTGGTGTTTCTACAGCTTCACCATTTTGAGAATCAGTAGCAGTTTCACCATTAACTTGGCCCTTCTTCAATTTTCTTCTCTCTGCTTTCGATATGTATGGTTTGTCTCTTATAGTTGGCCTTTTCAATTCAAGATCATCGTCATCTTCTGCTAAACTTGAAGGGACGCTGGTGAGCAAAGAGCTTTTACCTGACACCTTTGCAGGGCCAAGGCGAAGAGTCTTATCTAGCAGATCATCAAGTTGAGATGAAACAGAAGCTTCGATTGTTTCTTCCTTAGAAATGGAACTTCCATTGTCCAAGAGGTCCTCAGCTTGGATTGTTTCTTCCTTAGAAATGGAACTTCCATTGTCCAAGCTTTCCTCAGCTTGGATTTCAGGAAGTTCAGGTGAGTTGGCAGTACCAATATTACTAGAGAGATCAGGAAGCTCAAGATCATTATTTTGTTGAATGTTTGTAGTTTGCCCACTTGATTCATCTTCATGAGTTTCCTTGTTTGCACCTTCATCACTACCAATTTCTTCATCAGATTCAGGGTTACTTTGCTTCTTGCGAGATTCTGCTTCCATTTCTTGGAGGGCCTCGTCTTCACCCCTAACCCTCCTTTCATTCAGATGAGATGCCAAGGAGCTCTCATCCAAGCGGAAGAGTATACCAAAGCCCATAACAAGGGGGTGAGGTGGAAGAAAATTTTTCTTGCCACGGATCATAAAACTACCAACAGTAAGGTACTCGCCAGTAGGAGCTGTCTTGCTAACTTGATGTGGATACACCCACCAAGCACTTGTAACAATTTTTGAATCCCATGCTTTGCTGTGGCAAACCTGAAGAAGGACAAGATAATATGAGCACCAACTTTTTAATGGTATTGTCCTAAATGTTTAGAAATAATCTTTAACTCACAGTGAAGCATCCTGCTTGGTTTAATGTTAATGGTGGAATAGGAGTGTCAGGTTTGTGATTCTTGATTATAGTACTGGAAGCTCCATGTAACTCGGCATGCACATACCTATACAAGATCCAAAATCAACCAGCTTCTATGACAAATTCACATATCACACCAATACAAAACTTATAACTCAATGGAAGTTATATTTTTAAGATGATCAATTGTAAAATATGACACATTGTGCAAAATAAATGCATTAACATGATAATATGAAAAAAGACTTTACAATGAATCCAACAATACTATTCTATATGATCAATCCAAATATTTTTTCTTAATGAATGGTCAAAGTTAAAGagtcattttttaaaaaaattatac from Sorghum bicolor cultivar BTx623 chromosome 8, Sorghum_bicolor_NCBIv3, whole genome shotgun sequence encodes:
- the LOC8068853 gene encoding psbP domain-containing protein 1, chloroplastic isoform X2, whose protein sequence is MATTAAAAAAASAFSHGHGRSRRCPPRSRSRATVARCGLLLPVPRRNVLSTMLSTSTILLLGPRQITLAETSGGAFREYIDIFDGYTFLYPKSWIQVRGAGADIFFRDPFVLDENMSVEISSPSSSKYMSVEDLGPPEKAAEKVLKQYLTEFMSTRLGVRRESNVLSAVSKVADDGKLYYEVEVNIKSYASNNELAVMPQDRVQSLEWDRRYLSVLGVENKRLYELRLQTPEQVFMQEEEDIRRVMDSFRVIKTA
- the LOC8068853 gene encoding psbP domain-containing protein 1, chloroplastic isoform X1, which gives rise to MATTAAAAAAASAFSHGHGRSRRCPPRSRSRATVARCGLLLPAKISAVPRRNVLSTMLSTSTILLLGPRQITLAETSGGAFREYIDIFDGYTFLYPKSWIQVRGAGADIFFRDPFVLDENMSVEISSPSSSKYMSVEDLGPPEKAAEKVLKQYLTEFMSTRLGVRRESNVLSAVSKVADDGKLYYEVEVNIKSYASNNELAVMPQDRVQSLEWDRRYLSVLGVENKRLYELRLQTPEQVFMQEEEDIRRVMDSFRVIKTA
- the LOC8068853 gene encoding psbP domain-containing protein 1, chloroplastic isoform X3; the encoded protein is MLSTSTILLLGPRQITLAETSGGAFREYIDIFDGYTFLYPKSWIQVRGAGADIFFRDPFVLDENMSVEISSPSSSKYMSVEDLGPPEKAAEKVLKQYLTEFMSTRLGVRRESNVLSAVSKVADDGKLYYEVEVNIKSYASNNELAVMPQDRVQSLEWDRRYLSVLGVENKRLYELRLQTPEQVFMQEEEDIRRVMDSFRVIKTA
- the LOC8068082 gene encoding nuclear export mediator factor NEMF: MVKARMTTTDVAAEVKCLRRLIGMRLANVYDITPKTYLFKLMNSSGITESGESERVLLLMESGVRFHTTQYVRDKSTTPSGFTLKLRKHIRNKRLEDVRMLGYDRIILFQFGLGSNAHFIILELYAQGNILLTDSEYTVMTLLRSHRDDNKGLAIMSRHRYPVEVCRVFVRTDFAKLKDMLTMPDKADDKEEITSGSTDAQEPSQSTNDEVLITEISEKSLSRKEKKAAAKAKQSGSNAKANNGVQSNKATLKTILGEALAYGPALAEHIILDAGLVPSTKVGKDPESTVDDSTVQALMESITRFEDWLVDIISGQRIPEGYILMQNKLTAKKNLTPSEEASTNHKIYDEYCPILLNQFKSREYNEFATFDAALDEFYSKIESQKVNQQQKAKEESAAQRLNKIKLDQENRVHTLRKEVDHCVKMAELIEYNLEDVDAAILAVRVSLANEMSWEALTRMIKEERKAGNPVAGLIDKLNFERNCITLLLSNNLDDMDEDEKTAPVEKVEVDIALSAHANARRWYEMKKKQESKQEKTITAHEKAFKAAEKKTRLQLAQEKTVAAITHMRKVHWFEKFNWFISSENYLIISGRDAQQNELIVKRYMSKGDLYVHAELHGASSTIIKNHKPDTPIPPLTLNQAGCFTVCHSKAWDSKIVTSAWWVYPHQVSKTAPTGEYLTVGSFMIRGKKNFLPPHPLVMGFGILFRLDESSLASHLNERRVRGEDEALQEMEAESRKKQSNPESDEEIGSDEGANKETHEDESSGQTTNIQQNNDLELPDLSSNIGTANSPELPEIQAEESLDNGSSISKEETIQAEDLLDNGSSISKEETIEASVSSQLDDLLDKTLRLGPAKVSGKSSLLTSVPSSLAEDDDDLELKRPTIRDKPYISKAERRKLKKGQVNGETATDSQNGEAVETPGTSKQEKGKADTKAADSKASQPGTSQQEKGKANTKATGSKLSQPGYSQQEKGKGSTQAANAKVSRGQKGKLKKIKEKYAEQDEEEREIRMALLASSGKALRKDKPSQDEETSVKESKPSAGEDDSSKICYKCKKAGHLSRDCPESTSEVDRNDGSISKSRDVMGTNTSPAGGNSPMDEDDVQEIGDEEKEKLIDLDYLTGNPLPSDILLYAVPVCAPYNALQTYKYRVKITPGTAKKGKAAKTAMSLFLHIPDATNREKELMKACTDPELVAAIVGNAKITAPGLTQLKQKQKQKGKKSAKQK